The Oscarella lobularis chromosome 9, ooOscLobu1.1, whole genome shotgun sequence genome includes a window with the following:
- the LOC136191505 gene encoding condensin-2 complex subunit H2-like, whose product MESRFAHLLKPIRDLARNWDIDIASELEDYLAELENIVFTVDGGTTTMNFIEAALLIQGSTSIYSRKVEHLYTLVYQALDLLSTKKRKEAQLPSVDEEGRDGDISVAQKDEFLSLDDICEGKHLIRRKSQSDSREAKEIGMRDETVWFGRTIHNKETSLVDKDGEPIGYRADYKMMSALIGDDGAVVMETTHLHKTISNPNQPIINENPIEIRQNEKEEEWGGGGGDIPDIPYESGQMSPPSSPVQKDPNPSSDDDDLPKLPRCTAWDPLNPDVIPEGKYLKPFKKGRPFSARISTGDDDVKPQRKRKRNKKQKVHPRQEETSFFKFMMQPDPTKKQKETKIFKAVLFPESTIMEKAYRVEERFREVQLQEEKRILKCLREDSERFFENLEEEDEEEEGGGGNDNGGGGGEDFFENQNEEIEMGAVEMDCDAAQTYEDLVQEHLVNKDLLKRIPRTDIDLQKWGKKLQNHLALEESRPPFNMQTCCKEVLERLEDLSVKETGRTDSPVSFLNLTSGEESFQVCRMFVASLHLVNTGNVDAVQEYPQPPDLILRSRDLAEDKMEAYLAPSQLP is encoded by the exons ATGGAATCCCGTTTCGCTCATCTCCTCAAGCCCATACGCGACCTCGCGCGCAACTGGGACATCGACATTGCGTCCGAACTCGAAGACTACCTCGCCGAG CTCGAAAATATCGTTTTCACGGTCGATGGCGGCACGACGACAATGAATTTCATCGAAGCAGCACTTCTAATACAAGGATCGACGTCCATCTACAGTCGAAAG GTAGAACACCTCTATACACTCGTTTATCAAGCGCTCGACCTTCTATCGACAAAAAA ACGTAAAGAGGCGCAATTGCCTTCCGTAGACGAAGAGGGAAGAGATGGCGATATTTCAGTCGCTCAAAAAGACGAG TTTTTGAGTTTGGACGACATTTGCGAGGGAAAACATTTAATTAGGAGAAAAAGTCAGTCGGATTCGAGAGAAGCAAAA GAAATTGGTATGAGAGATGAAACAGTGTGGTTTGGCAGAACAATTCacaacaaagaaacgtcCCTTGT TGATAAAGACGGAGAGCCAATAGGATACAGAGCTGACTACAAA aTGATGTCAGCACTAATTGGTGACGATGGTGCTGTCGTCATGGAGACGACTCACTTACATAAAACCATTTCGAATCCTAATCAACCCATAATTAACGAAAATCCAAttgaaattcgtcaaaatgagaaagaggaagagtggggaggaggaggaggagacatTCCTGACATTCCATATGAAAGCGGACAA ATGTCTCCTCCGTCATCTCCCGTTCAAAAAGACCCAAATCCTTCatcagatgacgacgatttacCG AAACTACCCCGATGCACAGCGTGGGATCCTCTCAatcctgacgtcattccaGAAGGAAAATATCTCAAACCCTTCAAAAAAGGCCGTCCTTTCTCCGCGCGAATTTCAaccggcgacgatgacgtcaaacccCAGCGAAAACGGAAGcgaaataaaaaacaaaaagtcCATCCCAGGCAAGAGGAGACgtcatttttcaaatttatgATGCAACCAG acCCGActaaaaagcaaaaagaaacgaaaatatTCAAAGCAGTACTCTTCCCAG AATCGACGATAATGGAAAAAGCGTATCGCGTGGAAGAACGATTTCGAGAAGTGCAGCtgcaagaagagaaaagaatatTG AAATGTCTTCGCGAGGACAGCGAAAGATTTTTCGAAAATttagaggaggaggatgaagaagaagaaggaggaggaggaaatgaTAATGGGGGTGGTGGAGGGGaagatttttttgaaaatcaaaatgaGGAAATTGAAATGGGAGCCGTAGAAATGGATTGTGACGCGGCCCAGACGTACGAAGATCTCGTCCAAGAACATCTCGTCAATAAG GATCTTCTAAAGAGAATTCCTCGAACGGATATCGATCTTCAAAAGTGGGGCAAAAAGCTTCAAAATCATCTCGCCTTagaa GAGAGCAGACCTCCCTTCAACATGCAGACATGTTGCAAAGAGGTACTAGAACGCCTGGAGGATCTCTCCGTCAAAGAAACGG GGCGGACTGATTCTCccgtttcgtttctgaaTCTGACGTCAGGAGAGGAATCTTTCCAAGTGTGTCGCATGTTTGTTGCGAGTCTCCACTTG GTTAATACGGGTAACGTGGACGCAGTCCAAGAGTATCCCCAACCTCCAGATCTGATACTTCGAAGCAGAGACTTGGCTGAAGACAAGATGGAAGCCTATCTAGCTCCTTCACAATTACCTTAG
- the LOC136191525 gene encoding tumor protein p53-inducible protein 11-like encodes MDSSDSRSAASSRLKSRKVLGMGGEHGHKSKIVRLLGLDDFITVYPPGFWLWQSASAILFIIIGFVSVLCPWISLSLLGEHREEGSNYMATRLYGATIAGMGVVDWITPASAYSLVLCVSLLRCSHFFFVSLALIVSFFADEVSQRVLWGIALNIALSAVSLFYLHQLKVVNSPRARSDSHND; translated from the exons ATGGACTCTTCTGACTCGCGCAGCGCTGCATCGAGCCGTCTCAAGTCGCGAAAAGTCCTCGGCATGGGCGGAGAACACGGCCACAAATCGAAA ATAGTCCGATTGCTCGGATTGGACGACTTCATCACCGTCTATCCACCAGGATTTTG GCTCTGGCAAAGTGCATCAGCTATTTTGTTCATTATCATAGGATTTGTG TCAGTTCTTTGTCCGTGGATATCCCTATCGCTTCTCGGCGAGCATCGCGAAGAGGGATCCAATTACATGGCAACGCGCCTCTACGGCGCGACGATAGCCG GAATGGGCGTCGTTGATTGGATAACGCCTGCATCCGCGTATTCGCTCGTCCT aTGCGTCTCGCTTTTGCGTTGTtcccatttcttcttcgtgtCTCTTG CCCTTATTGTTTCCTTCTTTGCTGACGAAGTTAGTCAGCGTGTTCTTTGGGGTATTGCGCTCAATATCGCGCTTTCCGCCGTCAGTCTTTTCTATCTCCATCAATTGAAAGTCGTCAATTCGCCGCGAGCGCGCAGCGATTCGCACAACGATTGA
- the LOC136191503 gene encoding lipase maturation factor 2-like: MEQAYVRQIFLWSLGAIYLFAFLSLYVQIPGLYGTDGLLPVFRLMPFDSRFSAWDRFLQKPSLLFLIRGYMGMSAESGLDLLCLLGAALAFGTLLFETMRSSLVYLCLWWFYYSIYYFGQTFMWFQWDILLLETGFLAILVAPFSLKFWQKPSSQHHDGVMMWLVKWLLFRLMFASGIVKLTSQCPTWWSLTALDYHYETQCIPTPLAWYAHQLPGWFQKLSVVGTYFIEIAVPFLFFVPVRPLRLIAFYLQVFFQLCIILTGNYNFFNLNTIALCFSLLDDRYISKAFGWKHEEKDSVFERLFSKKLCKIASRLVTIIVLIIMLGYTVRYFNIYIDFDSKTIVSSIGFSLKGFTAALHDVMPYTVYIGLVSLGIEILKAIYRSLVRSDENVFGRIFSFVLTVFWSGVAVTMFGMSLIPFSVLDYSTKDIVWPVFHRLHDNMQGYHLSLVNSYGLFRRMTGVEGRPEIVIEGSNEVDSGWKAYEFLYKPGDPSETPPIVAPHQPRLDWQMWFAALGEYKNNPWFVNLLWRLLHNRKSVLSLLEKNPFPDKPPIFIRAKFYRYHFTGWNEETENWWRREEDKDLYMSPIAKNVSIVREYLLNSIGMHYRIPDDDAPLERDFVSVTVRAIRSYLGEAPPMPLLMSVFTTAVLLISTRKIGESVRRERKMKKESNDGNKKTEKKRR; this comes from the exons ATGGAACAGGCGTACGTTCGCCAAATCTTCCTCTGGTCACTCGGAGCCATCTatctcttcgctttcctATCCCTATACGTCCAAATTCCCG GTCTCTACGGCACCGACGGACTACTTCCTGTTTTCAGACTGATGCCATTcg ACTCTCGTTTCTCGGCGTGGGATCGATTTCTTCAGAAACCctcgcttctctttctcattcGAGGATACATGGGCATGAGCGCGGAGTCTGGACTCGATCTTCTGTGTTTACTTGGCGCTGCACTCGCCTTTGGAACGCTGCTCTTTGAAACGATGCGATCATCGCTTGTCTATCTCTGTCTCTGGTGGTTCTACTATTCCATTTATTAT TTTGGACAAACTTTTATGTGGTTTCAATGGGACATTTTGCTACTTGAAACGGGATTTCTTGCCATTCTAGTTGCTCCATTCTCGCTAAAATTCTGGCAAAA GCCTTCTTCTCAGCATCATGACGGGGTTATGATGTGGCTAGTCAAATGGCTTCTCTTCCGTCTCATGTTTGCATCCGGGATCGTTAAATTAACGAGCCAATGTCCCACGTGGTGGAGTCTAACAG CTTTGGATTATCATTACGAGACTCAG TGTATTCCAACTCCCTTGGCTTGGTATGCTCATCAACTTCCCGGATGGTTTCAAAAGCTCTCCGTTGTTGGAACGTATTTTATTGAAATTGCCgttccctttctcttctttgttcCCGTACGTCCGCTTCGTCTCATTGCCTTTTATCTTCAA GTCTTCTTTCAACTGTGTATCATTCTGACGGGAAAttacaattttttcaatttgaacaCAATTGCTCTTTGCTTTtcgcttctcgacgatcgCTACATAAGCAAAGCGTTTGGTTGGAAACACGAAGAAA aaGATTCGGTGTTTGAGAGGCTATTTTCCAAGAAATTATGCAAAATCGCGTCGCGTCTTGTCACCATCATTGTACTCATTATCATGCTCGGATACACAGTTCGCTACTTTAATATCTACATTGATTTTGATAGCAAAACCATTGTCAGTTCAATTG GGTTTTCGTTGAAGGGATTTACTGCTGCTTTACATGACGTCATGCCCTATACTGTCTATATTGGATTGGTTTCATTGGGGATTGAAATTCTCAAGGCCATCTACAG ATCTCTTGTGCGTTCTgatgaaaacgtttttggaAGAATTTTCAGTTTTGTTTTGACTGTGTTTTGGTCTGGCGTTGCCGTGACAATGTTTGGAATGAGCCTg attccgttttctgttttggaTTATTCCACGAAAGACATCGTCTGGCCGGTCTTTCACCGTCTCCATGACAACATGCAGGGCTACCACTTGTCATTGGTCAATTCATACGGATTATTCAGAAG aatgaCTGGCGTTGAAGGACGACCTGAAATTGTCATAGAAGGAAGCAATGAAGTGGACTCAGGATGGAAG gctTATGAGTTTTTGTACAAGCCTGGAGATCCTTCAGAAACTCCGCCCATTGTTG cgCCTCATCAGCCTCGTCTTGATTGGCAGATGTGGTTTGCAGCTCTCGGCGAATATAAGAATAATCCGTGGTTTGTTAATCTTTTGTGGCGATTGCTTCACAATAGAAAATCCG TTTTGTCTCtccttgaaaaaaatccttttCCCGACAAACCGCCGATATTTATCCGCGCTAAATTCTATCGTTATCATTTCACCGGTTGGAATGAAGAGACGGA AAATTGgtggagaagagaagaagacaaggACTTGTACATGTCACCCATAGCTAAGAACGTATCTATCGTACGGGAATATCTCCTAAACTCAATTGGCATGCACTACaga attCCTGATGATGATGCTCCTTTGGAACGCGATTTTGTAAGTGTGACTGTACGTGCTATTCGGTCCTACTTGGGAGAGGCTCCGCCCATGCCTTTGCTCATGTCCGTTTTTACCACGGCCGTGCTGTTGATATCAACGCGAAAAATTGGCGAATCCGTGAGAAGGGAgagaaagatgaagaagGAGTCGAATGACGGCAATAAGAagacagagaaaaagagaagatag
- the LOC136191507 gene encoding uncharacterized protein isoform X2, translated as MSQNVHERLRERASAAQGQPPRVLPRPPPKTSVPTQTPNGSANQVRAAAGFVPRTFCYTNAALGRGGGSSSTPPSTQERSEESVSRALPRPPPPSPPSPPYSRRRVQTGASTDSSSAAEVTSGFQSESDTEHTARILIKPARIPVETVVPVEVLIPDGKSMPLNGTLTFESVSQADNGSPCCLFNEKAKRGFNQLTAVANSPRWPRDKEGKAKATLSSRGTTIGVGEVEFYYKQPDVSRFQIVNTENQQEMVYLSLQGCWKFLSVNGVSLVGQQSQGGQQDTQKIQCDFRDQNFLKGIAAALCYCHKSDIRPDFEHMTLEALVKLFPESVQVEKSECPNVYDEPELAVAAVKTLQQSKGLYLPSKLGMTSRTAEEILRSVSNGEITKEKGIERARDYVYQDVALASRSKPKGKRAHHAMKHFERLQKESTFSDDSDENFSEKKAKSRLKGKKKQRPLPDQRSTDDARSTATERSRETASLSSSNASFTEERKPSLSDFVRKISNSSLISTSSDSGVGEDAAGKQFETNKRQNKIKTAILPPAEPFQERKLKMIAPAKLQRTQSLK; from the exons ATGAGTCAAAATG ttcaCGAACGTCTGCGGGAAAGGGCGTCCGCCGCACAGGGACAGCCGCCGCGCGTTCTTCCCCGTCCTCCGCCGAAAACTTCGGTCCCAACGCAAACTCCCAATGGCTCTGCCAATCAAgtgcgcgccgccgccggcttcGTACCGAGGACTTTTTGTTACACAAACGCGGCCTTAGGCCGTGGTGGTGGCAGCTCGTCTACGCCACCCTCAACCCAA GAGCGCTCTGAAGAGTCTGTTTCTCGAGCTCTTCCGcggcctcctcctccttctcctccgtCTCCTCCTTATTCCCGTCGCCGAGTTCAAACAGGCGCCTCGACGGACTCGTCGTCAGCAGCAGAAGTTACGTCTGGTTTTCAGTCTGAGTCCGATACAGAACATACAGCCAGAATTTTAATCAAGCCTGCCAGAATTCCAGTTGAG ACTGTTGTTCCTGTGGAGGTATTGATTCCAGATGGAAAGTCCATGCCCTTGAATGGAACACTGACGTTTGAGTCCGTTAGCCAAGCAGATAACGGCTCTCCCTGCTGTCTTTTCAATGAAAAAGCCAAGAGAGGATTTAATCAATTAACAGCCGTGGCAAATTCTCCAA GATGGCCGAGAGACAAGGAAGGAAAAGCTAAGGCGACACTCTCCAGCAGAGGCACAACTATTGGAGTTGGAGAAGTGGAATTTTACTATAAGCAACCCGATGTTTCTCGTTTCCAAATCGTCAATACTGAAAATCAGCAAGAAATGGTTTATCTGTCACTGCAAGGCTGCTGGAAGTTTTTAAGCGTCAATGGCGTCAGTTTAGTGGGTCAGCAGAGTCAAGGAGGCCAGCAAGACACGCAGAAAATCCAGTGCGACTTTCGTGATCAAAACTTTTTAAAAG gGATTGCTGCCGCCTTGTGCTATTGCCACAAGTCGGATATCAGACCAGACTTTGAGCATATGACTCTTGAAGCGTTGGTGAAGTTGTTTCCTGAATCCGTTCAA GTTGAGAAAAGTGAATGCCCAAATGTCTATGACG AGCCTGAACTTGCGGTTGCTGCTGTGAAAACTCTTCAGCAATCAAAGG GACTCTACTTACCGTCAAAACTTggcatgacgtcaagaaCTGCTGAAGAAATACTCCGCAGTGTCTCCAATGGAGAGATAACTAAAGAAAAGGGAATTGAAAGGGCGAGAGATTATGTTTATCAAGACGTCGCTTTAGCCAGTCGATCAAAACCAAAA GGAAAACGTGCGCATCATGCTATGAAGCATTTCGAGAGACTGCAGAAGGAGTCGACGTTTTCAGATGATTCTGACGAGAATTTTTCTGAGAAAAAG GCAAAAAGCCGactaaaaggaaaaaagaagcaaagacCTTTGCCTGACCAACGAAGTACTGATG ATGCTCGTTCCACTGCTACGGAACGATCTAGAGAGACGgcgtctttgtcgtcgtcaaatgcaTCGTTCACTGAAGAACGAAAACCCTCCTTATCAG ATTTTGTCAGAAAAATCTCAAATAGCAGCCTAATTAGTACGAGCAGTGACTCTGGAGTTGGGGAAGACGCAGCTGGAAAACAATTTGAAACTAACAAAAGGcagaataaaatcaaaaCTGCCATATTGCCACCTGCAGAACCTTTTcaagagagaaaattgaaaatgattgCTCCTGCCAAACTTCAACGTACACAGAGTCTCAAGTAG
- the LOC136191507 gene encoding uncharacterized protein isoform X1, with protein MSQNVHERLRERASAAQGQPPRVLPRPPPKTSVPTQTPNGSANQVRAAAGFVPRTFCYTNAALGRGGGSSSTPPSTQERSEESVSRALPRPPPPSPPSPPYSRRRVQTGASTDSSSAAEVTSGFQSESDTEHTARILIKPARIPVETVVPVEVLIPDGKSMPLNGTLTFESVSQADNGSPCCLFNEKAKRGFNQLTAVANSPRWPRDKEGKAKATLSSRGTTIGVGEVEFYYKQPDVSRFQIVNTENQQEMVYLSLQGCWKFLSVNGVSLVGQQSQGGQQDTQKIQCDFRDQNFLKGIAAALCYCHKSDIRPDFEHMTLEALVKLFPESVQVEKSECPNVYDEPELAVAAVKTLQQSKGLYLPSKLGMTSRTAEEILRSVSNGEITKEKGIERARDYVYQDVALASRSKPKVGKRAHHAMKHFERLQKESTFSDDSDENFSEKKAKSRLKGKKKQRPLPDQRSTDDARSTATERSRETASLSSSNASFTEERKPSLSDFVRKISNSSLISTSSDSGVGEDAAGKQFETNKRQNKIKTAILPPAEPFQERKLKMIAPAKLQRTQSLK; from the exons ATGAGTCAAAATG ttcaCGAACGTCTGCGGGAAAGGGCGTCCGCCGCACAGGGACAGCCGCCGCGCGTTCTTCCCCGTCCTCCGCCGAAAACTTCGGTCCCAACGCAAACTCCCAATGGCTCTGCCAATCAAgtgcgcgccgccgccggcttcGTACCGAGGACTTTTTGTTACACAAACGCGGCCTTAGGCCGTGGTGGTGGCAGCTCGTCTACGCCACCCTCAACCCAA GAGCGCTCTGAAGAGTCTGTTTCTCGAGCTCTTCCGcggcctcctcctccttctcctccgtCTCCTCCTTATTCCCGTCGCCGAGTTCAAACAGGCGCCTCGACGGACTCGTCGTCAGCAGCAGAAGTTACGTCTGGTTTTCAGTCTGAGTCCGATACAGAACATACAGCCAGAATTTTAATCAAGCCTGCCAGAATTCCAGTTGAG ACTGTTGTTCCTGTGGAGGTATTGATTCCAGATGGAAAGTCCATGCCCTTGAATGGAACACTGACGTTTGAGTCCGTTAGCCAAGCAGATAACGGCTCTCCCTGCTGTCTTTTCAATGAAAAAGCCAAGAGAGGATTTAATCAATTAACAGCCGTGGCAAATTCTCCAA GATGGCCGAGAGACAAGGAAGGAAAAGCTAAGGCGACACTCTCCAGCAGAGGCACAACTATTGGAGTTGGAGAAGTGGAATTTTACTATAAGCAACCCGATGTTTCTCGTTTCCAAATCGTCAATACTGAAAATCAGCAAGAAATGGTTTATCTGTCACTGCAAGGCTGCTGGAAGTTTTTAAGCGTCAATGGCGTCAGTTTAGTGGGTCAGCAGAGTCAAGGAGGCCAGCAAGACACGCAGAAAATCCAGTGCGACTTTCGTGATCAAAACTTTTTAAAAG gGATTGCTGCCGCCTTGTGCTATTGCCACAAGTCGGATATCAGACCAGACTTTGAGCATATGACTCTTGAAGCGTTGGTGAAGTTGTTTCCTGAATCCGTTCAA GTTGAGAAAAGTGAATGCCCAAATGTCTATGACG AGCCTGAACTTGCGGTTGCTGCTGTGAAAACTCTTCAGCAATCAAAGG GACTCTACTTACCGTCAAAACTTggcatgacgtcaagaaCTGCTGAAGAAATACTCCGCAGTGTCTCCAATGGAGAGATAACTAAAGAAAAGGGAATTGAAAGGGCGAGAGATTATGTTTATCAAGACGTCGCTTTAGCCAGTCGATCAAAACCAAAAGTA GGAAAACGTGCGCATCATGCTATGAAGCATTTCGAGAGACTGCAGAAGGAGTCGACGTTTTCAGATGATTCTGACGAGAATTTTTCTGAGAAAAAG GCAAAAAGCCGactaaaaggaaaaaagaagcaaagacCTTTGCCTGACCAACGAAGTACTGATG ATGCTCGTTCCACTGCTACGGAACGATCTAGAGAGACGgcgtctttgtcgtcgtcaaatgcaTCGTTCACTGAAGAACGAAAACCCTCCTTATCAG ATTTTGTCAGAAAAATCTCAAATAGCAGCCTAATTAGTACGAGCAGTGACTCTGGAGTTGGGGAAGACGCAGCTGGAAAACAATTTGAAACTAACAAAAGGcagaataaaatcaaaaCTGCCATATTGCCACCTGCAGAACCTTTTcaagagagaaaattgaaaatgattgCTCCTGCCAAACTTCAACGTACACAGAGTCTCAAGTAG
- the LOC136191504 gene encoding X-ray repair cross-complementing protein 6-like, which yields METFSSSSWTWGASYRTGGEYGDDDADEESTDAETRTSSKDSLIFVVDCSESMFVEREAGECPYSLSLRCAKNVLSNKIISSDRDLVGIVFYGTAKKKNSSDFKNVFVLHDLDSPDAKRILELEELSEGDCHEKFKAKFGHSSVFSLYDVLWTCGTMFANSSQKIGHKRVMIFTDNDNPHAGNLALVRQAKAKAKDLFENGVEIELLHLNPPQGTFDSKTFYQDIVMVAEDEDTGTLPDPSDKFEELLTRVRSKDHKKRSLMNIPFILGPGLELGIRVYALARSTKKGVAVKLDARSNEEVKPRTKNICEDTGTMLMPTDIKRSYEYGGDKIIFEKHEVDSMKQLVEPGLKLLGFKPKSFVKRFYQVKPSNFIYPDETVIKGSGKLFATLLKRALSRDVVAICLFTPRTVSLPRFVALIPEAEQVDDRRVQISPPGFHLVYLPFADELRKLVYPEMEKANEEQIDKALEVVKKLKFKFSSESFENPALQQHYSNLEALALDRDAPDEIVDLTEPDVDLMEKRAGRIMKEFADAVYPNGYDAITAGASRKRAGPSGGGAAAKRATLSQADADVIIATVREHAQNGTMSKLTVATLKEYLKAIGKKSSGKKSDLIDMAKEHLGI from the exons ATGGAGACgttctcgtcatcgtcgtggACTTGGGGCGCGTCCTATCGCACTGGCGGAGAatacggcgacgacgacgccgacgaagagTCGACCGACGCGGAG ACGCGCACGAGCTCGAAAGACAGTCTaatattcgtcgtcgactgctCAGAATCAATGTTCGTGGAGCGCGAAGCGGGCGAATGTCCGTATTCGTTATCCTTGCga TGCGctaaaaacgttttgagCAATAAGATTATTAGCAGCGATCGCGATTTGGTGGGCATCGTTTTCTATGGAACG gcaaagaaaaaaaattcgagcGATTTCAAAAACGTCTTCGTTCTACACGATTTGGATTCCCCGGATGCTAAACGAATTCTCGAGCTGGAAGAACTGTCAGAAG gAGATTGCCACGAAAAGTTTAAAGCGAAGTTTGGTCATAGTAGCGTCTTTAGCTTGTATGATGTTCTATGGACATGTGGTACAATGTTTGCCAATAG TTCGCAAAAAATTGGTCACAAACGCGTTATGATTTTCACTGATAATGATAATCCTCACGCCGGAAATTTGGCACTTGTG AGACAGGCTAAGGCCAAAGCCaag gatctttttgaaaatggcgttgaaattgaattattgcaTTTGAATCCGCCCCAGGGAACGTTCGACTCGAAAACATTTTATCaa GATATCGTCATGGTagcagaagacgaagatacGGGAACGCTTCCAGATCCCAGCGACAAATTCGAAGAGCTTTTAACCAG AGTGAGATCCAAGGATCATAAGAAGAGATCTCTGATGAACATTCCCTTTATCCTAGGCCCCGGATTAGAATTAGGAATAAGAGT gTACGCTTTGGCAAGATCAACAAAAAAGGGCGTGGCTGTGAAATTGGATGCCCGTAGCAACGAGGAAGTGAAGCCGAGAACAAAGAACATATGCGAA GATACGGGAACTATGTTGATGCCCACTGATATCAAACGTTCGTACGAATACGGCGGAgataaaataatatttgAGAAACATGAAGTGGATTCGATGAAGCAGCTCGTGGAACCAG GACTCAAGCTTCTCGGCTTCAAGCCGAAATCGTTTGTGAAACGCTTCTATCAGGTGAAGCCATCCAATTTCATATACCCGGATGAAACT GTGATCAAGGGTAGTGGCAAGTTGTTTGCTACTCTTCTGAAACGTGctctgtcacgtgacgtcgtcgcaatttGTCTTTTTACGCCGCGCACTGtttctttgcctcgtttTGTGGCTCTCATTCCTGAG GCTGAACAAGTGGATGATCGTAGAGTCCAGATTTCTCCTCCGGGCTTTCATTTGGTCTATTTGCCATTTGCTGACGAATTGAGAAAATTGGTTTATCCGGAAATGGAGAaag CTAATGAGGAACAAATTGACAAAGCGCTGGAAGtcgtgaaaaaattgaaattcaaGTTCAGCAGCGAATCTTTCGAAAATCCTG CACTTCAGCAACACTATAGCAATTTAGAAGCCCTAGCTCTGGACAGAGACGCTCCAGATGAAATAGTAGATCTAACAG AACCGGATGTTGATCTAATGGAAAAAAGAGCTGGTCGAATTATGAAGGAATTCGCTGACGCAGTCTATCCAAATGGCTATGACGCAATAACAGCTGGAGCAAGTCGCAAACGG GCTGGTCCTTCTGGGGGCGGGGCCGCTGCCAAGAGAGCGACATTGTCACAAGCCgacgctgacgtcatcattgcTACAGTGCGTGAGCATGCTCAGAACGGCACA ATGTCGAAATTGACTGTAGCAACGTTGAAGGAATATCTCAAGGCAATCGGAAAGAAGAGTTCCGGAAAGAAAAGCGATCTTATAGACATGGCAAAAGAACATCTcggaatttga